Proteins from a genomic interval of Lycium ferocissimum isolate CSIRO_LF1 chromosome 2, AGI_CSIRO_Lferr_CH_V1, whole genome shotgun sequence:
- the LOC132046751 gene encoding transcription factor RAX3-like — translation MGRAPCCDKANVKRGPWSLEEDSKLKAYIEQHGTGGNWITLPQKVGLKRCGKSCRLRWLNYLRPNIKHGEFTEEEDNIICSLYMSIGSRWSIIAAQLPGRTDNDIKNYWNTRLKKKLLLGNKQRKDHRPRTGYNHNKLETMKEHENFFASQQAIDAYSWPLVQPLLFSALIAPQNDLAESSSNSNNFQYSNDQVYFAQDQLCQISSTNQLASMNPLNGNTCNISSVTSSGYYPSNGVINSNLQEYNNYISVGLDDVANSTSTHSQPIDKSVFEMVNSSTISTTTSQDQSTGWEELSPLVNYPPSLFETVSPYYVFEEPRYLGMLKQ, via the exons GCAACATGGCACTGGTGGTAACTGGATTACCCTTCCCCAGAAAGTTG GTCTTAAGAGATGTGGGAAGAGTTGTCGGCTTAGATGGCTGAATTATCTCCGGCCAAACATCAAACACGGAGAGTTCACCGAGGAGGAAGACAACATAATCTGCAGTCTCTATATGAGTATCGGCAGTAG GTGGTCCATTATTGCTGCACAATTACCCGGAAGAACGGATAATGATATCAAGAATTACTGGAATACAAGGCTGAAGAAAAAGTTACTACTAGGCAATAAGCAGCGAAAGGATCATCGACCACGGACCGGATACAATCACAATAAGCTAGAAACGATGAAGGAACACGAAAATTTCTTTGCTAGTCAGCAAGCTATCGATGCATATTCTTGGCCTCTAGTACAACCACTACTCTTCTCTGCACTAATTGCTCCACAAAATGACCTGGCAGAAAGCAGTTCAAACAGCAACAACTTTCAATACTCAAATGATCAGGTTTATTTTGCCCAAGATCAATTGTGTCAAATTAGCTCGACCAATCAGCTTGCATCGATGAATCCCTTAAATGGaaatacttgtaatatttcttcAGTGACAAGCAGCGGCTATTACCCTAGCAACGGAGTTATCAACAGCAATCTTCAAGAGTATAATAATTACATTTCCGTTGGGCTGGATGACGTGGCTAACAGTACTAGTACTCATTCTCAGCCAATAGATAAAAGTGTATTTGAAATGGTCAATAGCAGCACTATTAGCACCACTACATCACAAGATCAAAGTACAGGCTGGGAAGAATTGAGCCCTCTCGTTAATTACCCCCCATCCTTATTCGAAACCGTATCACCCTATTATGTATTTGAAGAGCCAAGGTACCTGGGCATGTTGAAACAGTAA